The genomic stretch AGCCAGACGCGGAGTACGGCGACGGGAGGCGGAGTGCCTCCCACCGCGAGCCCACGCGGTGTAGGGTGCGCGAGTGCTGCTCAACGACGGCTATGTGTATCGCGAGAAGCTCGGGAGCCGACCGGGCAGCAGCGCGCTCGCCCATCTGACGGACAAGTATCGTCACTCCTCGGAGGAGGAGTGGCGGGCACGCTTCGCTCGGGGCGAGGTGCGACTCGACGACGTCATCGCCGACGGCTCGGAGCCGCTGAGGCCGGGGCAGTGGCTGTGCTGGCACCGCCCGCCGTGGGAAGAGGCGGACACTCCGCAGTCCTTCGAGCTCGTGTACGAGGACGCGGAGTTGGTCGTCGTGGTGAAGCCGAGCGGACTGCCGACCCTGCCCTCGGGAGGCTTCCTGAAGAACACCCTGCTCTCCTTCGTCCAGGCACGATGGCCCGAGGCGGTTCCCATGCACCGCCTGGGACGCGCGACGTCGGGCCTCGTGCTCTTTACCCGCACCCGCGACGCAGCCGCGCGCCTGGCGAGCGATTGGCGCGAGGGCCGCGTGCACAAGCGCTACCGCGCACTCTCCCAGGGACTCGCCGCCCAGGAGTCCTACGACATCCGCGCGCCCATCGGGTTGGTGCCCCATCCGCGGCTGGGCGAAGTCCATGGTGCCAGTGCGCGGGGAAAGCCCTCACACAGCACGGCCCGGGTGCTGGAGCGGCGCACCGAGCACACCCTCTTCGAGGTAGACATCCACACGGGGCGCTCCGAGCAGATCCGCATCCACCTCGCCTTCATCGGCCACCCGCTCGTGGGGGACCCGCTCTTCGCCGCGGGCGGCCTGCCGCTGGCGGAGCACCCCGGCCTGCCCGGAGACGGCGGCTACCTGCTGCACGCGGAGTCGCTCACCTTCCTGCATCCGCGCTCGGGCGAGCACGTTCAGCTTCAGGCGCCCCCCCCGCTCGAGCTCCGCGTCCAGGACTCCTAGCGGTAGCGCCCGGACTCATCCCTCGAGCCACGCGTGCGCGCCGGCCACCGGGTGCCGCTCGATGACCTGTTCGGCAGGTCGCCACAGGCCCGTGACGATGTCCTCGTTGCGGCTCAGGCCCACATGGGTCGTCGCGAGCAGATGCTCGGTGCCGCAATCGTCCCTCGGGGAGAGAGGCCGTGGCCGCCTACGGGAGCACGACGCGGATGAGGCGGTGTGCAATCAAGTTGCCGAGCAGCGGCGCGGGAAGCAGAACCCAGACGACCGCCGCCACGTAGATGAGGCGGAGTCGGAGCGGGGAGCGCCCGGACAGGTCTTCGTCCGGGATGGAGCGGAAGACACGGTCCCCCATCTTCCGGAGGCCCACCGTGAACAGAACGCCCAGCCCGAGTCCCAGCACCACGCCCAATCCTAGACGGGCGCCGCCTCCGCCCGCGAGCGCGGCGCCGCTCGCGGCCCCTCCGAGGGTGGAGACAATCGACAACAGGCTCAGCATGTCCCACAGGCTCACCATGAAAACCTCGTCGCTGCTGGTCATGGCCCCTGCCCAGGGGTTAGTGCAACCGGCGGCGTGAGTGAAGTGGCACGAGCAGGGGCTTTTGCCTTTGTGCAGGGAATGGGCAGTCGTGCCTTGACCTTCACAGTCCCTGTGCCACGCGCTGCACGCCTCGCGGGCGGACTTCCGAGCTGTGCCTCACGACGCCTGGGGCATATGGTTTGCCTTTACAGGCCGCGCATGGCCGGCCGGAGCCAACTGACCAGGGATGGATGATGCTTCAGGTGCATGAGCGCGGCCTCGTTGCCGCACTGTTGATGGGACTCCTCGCGGCGTGCTCCGGTTCCAGCTCGGAGGGTGGGGACAAGGACCCTCCGCCGAGGCCGGAGCCCGAAGTGACGACTCCAGAGCCACCGATGGACGTCCAGGCCACGCCAGGCATCCGGTCCGCGCAGGTGAGCTGGCAGGCGCCCACCTCGAACGGCGGCGGCGCCATCGTGAAGTACACGGTGACGGGCTCCGGAGGCATCACCGCCACGACGACAGGCGCCACGCAGGTGGTGGTGTCCGGCCTCTCCGACGGCACGAGCTATACCTTCCAGGTTCGCGCCACCAACGCGGCCGGAGATGGGCCTGAGTCAGGCGCTTCGGTCGCCGTGACGACCCACGACCTGCCGAGCGCCCCGCGAATCATCGATGTCGTCTCCCTCAACACGGCGCTACAGGTGAGCTGGGAGCCTCCGACCTCGGACGGCAGGGCGATGGTTCACTCCTATTCCGTCGAGCTCCTCGCGGGGACCGTCCAGCGCTCCGTGTCGGCGAAGGGCACGAGCGTGGAGCTCACGGGGCTGAGGCCGGATACGGAGTACCAGGTTGTGGTCCGGGCGGTGAATGCAGTGGGAATGGGGCCGCCCTCGGCGCCGCGACTGTCGAAGACACGCTGTGACAATGTCGGACTGACGAAGCTCCCCCAGGTCTCCGTGGAGGCCGAACTCCGGGGATTGGTGGCGGGGGACTTCGACAAGGACGGGAAGCTGGACCTCGCCGGGACGCGGATGGCCGAGAGGACCGTCGCCACCTTTCTCGGGCAGGGGGATGGGAGCTTCCGCAGGCATGGGGAGTTCGCGGTGGGCGCGGACCCGAAGAGCGTCCTCACGGGGGACTTCGACGGCGACACGCTGCTGGACCTGGTGGTGCTCAACACCCGGAGTCAGTCGGTGAGCGTGCTGCCCGGCCTGGGGAATGGCGACTTCGGGGCGGGACGCGGCATCCTCACGGGCGCGGGCCCCTGGGCGATGACGACGGCGGACTTCGATGGAGATGGGAACCGGGATGTCTTCACCGTCAATACGAGCCTCGCGACGGGGTCCTCGACGCTGAGCTGGATGAAAGGCAACGGGATGGGCTCACTCACCCGGCTGGATTTCCCCCTGTCCTTCGCTGCGCTCACCGTCACCACGGCGGACTTCGATGGGGACGGTCACCTGGACGTGGTGATGCCCGCCTCGCTCGTCTCCGAGTTCTATATCTACTTTGGCGCGGGCGAGGGCTCGTTCCTCGCGGCGTTCCGGTATTCCGCCCAGAACGAGCCCAGGCATGTGGCCGCGGCGGACTTCAACAACGATGGCAGAGCGGACCTGTTGGTGACCAGCAAGGGAGATTCCTTCAACGAGCCCGCGGTGAGCGTGAGACTGGGACGCGGCGACGGCACGTTCGAGGCCGCGAAGGACTTCGACGTGCTGGGGGAGGTGGGTGAGCTGGCCGTGGCGGACTTCGACCAGGACGGGTGGTTGGACGTCGCCGTGACGAATACGGCCAAGAACAGGGTCAGCTTCCTGCGTGGCCTGGGCGATGGTTCGCTCTCGGCGAGACAAGACGTACTCCTGGACGGCGCGCCGCTGGGGCTCGCGGCTGGGAACTTCAGCGGCGGTGACAAGCTCGAGCTGATGGTGAGCCAGGAAGGCAGCGCATCCCTCACGATGCTGACGACGAGCTGCCTGCCCTGAAGCGTCCTCGGGTACGGACCCCGCTTCGGTGGTGTCACCGAAGCGGGGGATGCGCGAGAGCGGGGCTCAGCCCATGTGCGCACCCGAGGACTCCTGGTCCAGCTCCCGCTGGCCGGGCGAGGTGCCGGTGGGCGAGCACCCCCGCGATGGAGTCGGCGTAACATGCCCTCGAGCAGGGCGCTCACCCGCGCCCATGGGGTGTCGAAGCCCTCCTTCGACATCACGGCTCGTGGCGTCCTGGATGGGCGATGACAGTTGCCCTCGGTTAGACGCTGTCGCCGGAGTTCACATCAGGAGCGTGTGTGCGAATCCAGGGGTTGCGGGGGCTGGCGGCTCGAATCGATGCCGCTGGGGCCTCTCGGAAGAAGTGGTCCGCCGGTCGATTGGAAGGGCAGTCCCTCCCGGTAGGAGAGCTCCTCCAAGAGCTGCAGCGGCGTCCC from Myxococcus xanthus encodes the following:
- a CDS encoding RluA family pseudouridine synthase, which produces MLLNDGYVYREKLGSRPGSSALAHLTDKYRHSSEEEWRARFARGEVRLDDVIADGSEPLRPGQWLCWHRPPWEEADTPQSFELVYEDAELVVVVKPSGLPTLPSGGFLKNTLLSFVQARWPEAVPMHRLGRATSGLVLFTRTRDAAARLASDWREGRVHKRYRALSQGLAAQESYDIRAPIGLVPHPRLGEVHGASARGKPSHSTARVLERRTEHTLFEVDIHTGRSEQIRIHLAFIGHPLVGDPLFAAGGLPLAEHPGLPGDGGYLLHAESLTFLHPRSGEHVQLQAPPPLELRVQDS
- a CDS encoding FG-GAP-like repeat-containing protein → MTTPEPPMDVQATPGIRSAQVSWQAPTSNGGGAIVKYTVTGSGGITATTTGATQVVVSGLSDGTSYTFQVRATNAAGDGPESGASVAVTTHDLPSAPRIIDVVSLNTALQVSWEPPTSDGRAMVHSYSVELLAGTVQRSVSAKGTSVELTGLRPDTEYQVVVRAVNAVGMGPPSAPRLSKTRCDNVGLTKLPQVSVEAELRGLVAGDFDKDGKLDLAGTRMAERTVATFLGQGDGSFRRHGEFAVGADPKSVLTGDFDGDTLLDLVVLNTRSQSVSVLPGLGNGDFGAGRGILTGAGPWAMTTADFDGDGNRDVFTVNTSLATGSSTLSWMKGNGMGSLTRLDFPLSFAALTVTTADFDGDGHLDVVMPASLVSEFYIYFGAGEGSFLAAFRYSAQNEPRHVAAADFNNDGRADLLVTSKGDSFNEPAVSVRLGRGDGTFEAAKDFDVLGEVGELAVADFDQDGWLDVAVTNTAKNRVSFLRGLGDGSLSARQDVLLDGAPLGLAAGNFSGGDKLELMVSQEGSASLTMLTTSCLP